A single genomic interval of Spirosoma linguale DSM 74 harbors:
- a CDS encoding amine oxidase (PFAM: amine oxidase; FAD dependent oxidoreductase~KEGG: cak:Caul_3839 amine oxidase), with protein sequence MKTERNCILIGGGLSGLALAYLLTKEGVATTILEASDRLGGRIQTLTGPLGTPLELGATWFSDVHTHLLALLSELGLPKYPQHSGGISLFQTKSFEPPQAFFVPAADNPSYRLAGGTQRLIDKLAQTLPPQSIRLNTPVRAINQSGDLLSVELADGSALQAHQVICCLPPQLAASRIQFSPALPEMIAKLLPTVQTWMAGSIKFVLEYDEPFWRQAGYSGMLYSHAGLVTEMYDHTNLEQNRFGFTGFLNGSAVAYSPEVRREFVLRQLGELFGPKAAQPSAYVDKVWNDEYVLAGSPVILRPHQHNGHPALQAGYMDNRLHFCGTETASAFGGYMEGAVMAARSVAERVLG encoded by the coding sequence ATGAAAACCGAACGTAACTGTATATTGATTGGGGGTGGACTCAGTGGCCTTGCCCTCGCTTATCTACTGACTAAAGAAGGGGTAGCCACCACGATTCTGGAAGCCTCTGACCGACTGGGCGGGCGCATTCAAACCCTAACCGGCCCCCTGGGCACGCCCCTGGAGTTAGGGGCTACCTGGTTTTCAGACGTGCATACCCACTTACTGGCCCTACTTTCCGAATTAGGCCTTCCTAAATACCCACAACACTCGGGTGGGATAAGTCTTTTTCAAACCAAATCCTTCGAGCCGCCCCAAGCCTTCTTTGTTCCGGCGGCCGACAATCCGTCCTATCGACTGGCCGGTGGTACCCAGCGGCTCATTGACAAACTGGCCCAAACGCTACCTCCTCAATCGATCCGGCTCAATACACCCGTTCGGGCGATTAACCAAAGCGGGGACCTGTTGAGCGTCGAGCTCGCCGATGGGTCCGCCCTGCAAGCCCATCAGGTTATTTGTTGCCTGCCCCCGCAACTGGCGGCCAGCCGCATTCAGTTTTCACCGGCACTGCCCGAGATGATCGCCAAGCTGCTACCAACGGTGCAAACCTGGATGGCGGGTTCAATCAAATTCGTGCTGGAATACGATGAGCCGTTTTGGCGACAGGCGGGGTATTCAGGGATGCTCTACAGCCACGCGGGCCTGGTGACGGAAATGTATGACCATACCAATTTAGAACAGAATCGGTTCGGCTTCACGGGCTTTTTAAACGGGAGTGCCGTAGCCTATAGCCCTGAGGTCCGCCGGGAATTTGTCCTGCGACAGCTAGGTGAACTGTTCGGTCCTAAAGCAGCCCAGCCCAGTGCCTATGTCGATAAAGTGTGGAATGACGAGTATGTCCTGGCCGGGAGTCCGGTTATCCTTAGACCGCATCAGCATAATGGACACCCGGCGCTTCAGGCGGGCTACATGGATAACCGGCTGCATTTTTGTGGCACCGAAACGGCCTCCGCGTTTGGAGGTTATATGGAAGGGGCCGTCATGGCTGCCCGCTCGGTTGCCGAGCGAGTGTTGGGATAA
- a CDS encoding major facilitator superfamily MFS_1 (PFAM: major facilitator superfamily MFS_1~KEGG: rec:RHECIAT_CH0002252 putative transporter protein) codes for MKNDRVIILVVISLCVLLASVGTSIANIALPVLERSFYATFESVQWVTIAYLLASTVSVTIAGKLADRYGHRRVLLAGILLFTIASFLSALASTMSVLILLRAGQGMGAAVLMTSGITLIKKNNAILKTGSAMGLIGTMSAIGTALGPSVGGLLLTIWGWPAIFLFLSLLGTLVFFLVITYIHKDNLTSKSRQPIDGLSVAALTLSITAYALSMTLGKKGVDWLNILLILVSLFSGGLFVYHQTRSNNPLLPVKTFKNRVVSRSLVANFVVSSIMMTTLVVGPFLLTIGLGLDEFNAGLVMSVGPVISILTGIPAGKLVDTQGPDRILKIGLLSLLMGTLALALLPAAWGLVGYLLGISLLTPGYQFFLAGNNTAVMSQASSHQEGMIAGILNLSRNLGLITGSSVMGALFSVSVAVQPIREAKHAELFFGVRITFGVGVLLLVLVGITSWINSSSADVSHQ; via the coding sequence ATGAAAAACGACCGCGTGATCATCCTAGTAGTCATTTCTCTTTGTGTATTGTTGGCATCGGTAGGGACAAGCATCGCCAATATTGCCCTTCCGGTACTTGAGCGCTCGTTTTACGCCACATTTGAGTCGGTTCAGTGGGTGACGATTGCTTATCTGTTGGCTAGTACGGTTTCCGTCACCATTGCTGGTAAGCTGGCCGATCGGTATGGGCATCGCCGGGTTTTGCTGGCCGGTATCCTGCTGTTTACAATTGCTTCATTTTTGAGCGCATTAGCCTCCACTATGTCAGTACTCATCCTACTGCGAGCCGGTCAGGGTATGGGAGCCGCTGTTCTGATGACAAGTGGGATCACCCTGATAAAAAAAAATAATGCGATTCTGAAAACAGGCAGCGCAATGGGGTTAATCGGCACCATGTCGGCTATTGGTACCGCGCTGGGGCCTTCGGTTGGCGGCCTGTTGCTAACCATCTGGGGCTGGCCCGCTATTTTCTTATTCCTTTCGTTGCTGGGTACACTGGTTTTTTTTCTGGTCATAACCTATATCCACAAAGACAACCTGACTTCTAAAAGCCGCCAACCGATCGATGGTTTATCGGTCGCAGCCCTTACACTATCGATCACCGCTTATGCTCTTTCCATGACCTTGGGTAAAAAAGGAGTTGATTGGCTAAACATCCTGTTGATTCTGGTCTCGTTGTTTTCTGGTGGGTTGTTCGTCTATCATCAAACCCGCAGTAACAACCCGTTGCTTCCCGTAAAAACCTTTAAAAATCGTGTGGTAAGCCGTTCACTGGTCGCCAATTTTGTCGTTTCCAGTATTATGATGACAACCCTGGTGGTTGGCCCTTTTCTACTGACCATTGGTCTGGGACTAGACGAATTTAATGCGGGGCTAGTGATGTCGGTCGGTCCTGTCATTTCGATTCTGACGGGCATACCAGCTGGAAAACTGGTTGATACACAGGGACCCGATCGAATCCTAAAAATAGGGCTACTCAGTCTGTTAATGGGTACCTTGGCATTAGCCCTTTTACCGGCTGCCTGGGGCTTGGTGGGCTATTTACTTGGCATTTCGTTGCTTACCCCAGGCTACCAGTTCTTTCTGGCTGGTAACAACACTGCTGTCATGTCCCAAGCCAGTAGCCACCAAGAAGGTATGATAGCGGGTATCCTCAATTTATCCCGCAATCTGGGACTGATTACCGGCTCTTCCGTGATGGGTGCTTTGTTTTCGGTTTCCGTAGCCGTTCAGCCGATCCGGGAAGCGAAGCACGCGGAACTATTTTTCGGGGTAAGGATCACGTTTGGGGTGGGTGTACTTTTATTGGTGCTGGTGGGTATAACCTCCTGGATAAATTCCTCTTCAGCTGATGTGTCTCATCAATGA
- a CDS encoding protein of unknown function DUF214 (PFAM: protein of unknown function DUF214~KEGG: cps:CPS_4700 ABC transporter, permease protein), whose product MLSTYLKIAWRKLNRHKSYAVINVVSLSLGIACAILIFTLVNYHLSFDSFQTDQNRIYRIYTEFHGEKVTYSTGVPNPLGEAFRRDYRVADKVGRIAFVPKRVVALSPQKKFEEDLAFADPDFLRLAGFPLLQGNPQTALQERNTALITERIGQKYFGTQDPIGQLLRVDDSLVVRITGILQNLPPNTDFRSEIYIPFPNLKDHSPWMVEKDWWFSVNKEMQCFIRLKPGVSAALVDSLILSAISDKYYDKEMAKYFRFKLQPLADVHFNPNLRGHTEKKNLWTFVLIGFFLVVTACVNFINLATAQALGRAREIGVRKALGSQRGALFWQFMTETSLIAGLAMMIGLGLTYLALPYVNQWFDIGLVLHPLTDGYLLIFLLVLLLIVIFCSGAYPGLILSRFQPVLALKGKLVQQSVGGFSLRKGLVITQFAISQLLIIGTLIITSQMRYSQQADLGFRKEAMVILPVPDNKTPKINTLRAQLSGLSGVKNVTFFDTPPASEALGSTSIRFASRPKAEAFSISIKSADNQYIPTFSIPILAGRNLNPSDTVREYLLNETAVKALQLASIQDVIGKTATINGRPGTIVGVMKDFHYKSFHAAIEPLCLTTRSENYGSCGVNVNGAHLSLTLASLEKAWTALYPSSIFSYRFLDEDIERLYKLDTMLLRLIQGFAGIAIFLGCLGLYGLVSFMAAQKTKEIGVRKVLGASTSSILWLFGKEFMGLLLLAFALAAPLAWWIMERWLANFVYRIELGAGLFSLAILVTFMVALLTVSFRSVKAAQMNPMKTLRAE is encoded by the coding sequence ATGCTTAGCACTTATCTTAAAATCGCCTGGCGAAAACTGAATCGGCACAAATCCTATGCGGTAATTAATGTAGTCAGTCTAAGCCTGGGTATTGCCTGTGCCATTCTGATCTTTACGTTGGTCAACTACCACCTGAGTTTTGACTCCTTCCAGACAGATCAAAACCGGATCTACCGAATTTACACCGAGTTTCATGGCGAGAAAGTAACCTATAGCACGGGCGTTCCTAATCCGCTGGGCGAAGCCTTCCGAAGGGATTATCGCGTAGCTGATAAAGTCGGTCGCATTGCCTTTGTCCCAAAACGAGTGGTGGCCCTATCGCCCCAGAAAAAGTTTGAAGAGGATCTGGCGTTTGCCGATCCGGATTTTCTTCGCCTTGCCGGTTTTCCACTTCTTCAGGGTAATCCACAAACCGCCTTGCAGGAGCGTAATACAGCCCTGATCACCGAGCGTATTGGTCAAAAATATTTTGGTACCCAGGACCCAATCGGTCAGCTACTGCGAGTAGACGATTCGCTGGTGGTCCGGATTACGGGAATTCTTCAGAACCTGCCCCCCAACACCGACTTCCGTTCCGAGATCTATATTCCCTTCCCCAATTTAAAGGATCATAGCCCCTGGATGGTCGAAAAAGACTGGTGGTTCAGCGTCAATAAAGAGATGCAGTGTTTTATCCGGCTCAAACCGGGCGTATCGGCGGCTTTGGTCGATTCACTGATTCTTTCGGCCATTTCTGATAAGTACTACGACAAAGAGATGGCCAAGTATTTTCGCTTTAAATTACAGCCCCTCGCCGATGTGCATTTTAATCCGAACCTGCGGGGCCACACCGAGAAAAAAAATCTCTGGACGTTTGTGCTGATCGGCTTTTTTCTGGTCGTGACGGCCTGTGTCAATTTTATTAATCTGGCCACGGCTCAGGCGCTGGGGCGCGCTCGGGAAATTGGGGTGCGCAAGGCCCTGGGAAGCCAGCGGGGTGCGCTCTTCTGGCAATTTATGACCGAAACGAGCCTGATCGCTGGATTGGCCATGATGATCGGGTTGGGGCTGACTTATCTGGCCTTACCCTATGTCAATCAATGGTTTGATATAGGCCTGGTGCTCCATCCGTTGACGGATGGCTATCTTCTTATTTTTTTACTAGTCCTGCTGCTGATCGTCATTTTCTGTTCAGGCGCTTATCCGGGTCTGATTCTGTCCCGTTTTCAGCCTGTGCTGGCGCTGAAAGGCAAACTCGTCCAACAGTCGGTTGGTGGCTTCTCCCTACGAAAGGGATTGGTGATCACCCAGTTCGCGATTTCACAACTGCTCATTATCGGCACCCTAATCATTACCAGCCAGATGCGTTATTCGCAGCAGGCCGATCTGGGTTTTCGGAAAGAGGCCATGGTCATTCTTCCCGTCCCTGACAATAAAACCCCAAAAATCAATACGTTGAGAGCCCAGCTTTCAGGCCTATCAGGGGTTAAAAACGTAACGTTTTTTGATACACCGCCCGCATCCGAAGCGTTAGGAAGCACCAGCATACGCTTCGCTTCCCGCCCAAAAGCGGAGGCCTTTTCAATTTCCATAAAATCGGCCGATAACCAGTATATCCCGACTTTTTCTATCCCTATTCTAGCGGGGCGTAACCTAAATCCGTCGGACACCGTTCGGGAATACCTGCTGAATGAAACGGCGGTGAAAGCCCTCCAGTTGGCCTCCATACAGGATGTGATCGGGAAAACGGCTACGATCAATGGCCGACCGGGAACCATTGTGGGTGTGATGAAGGACTTCCATTATAAGTCATTTCATGCGGCTATTGAGCCCCTCTGCCTAACCACCCGAAGTGAGAATTACGGTAGTTGCGGAGTCAACGTCAACGGGGCTCATCTGAGTCTAACGTTAGCCAGTCTTGAAAAAGCCTGGACAGCCCTGTATCCGTCTTCCATTTTCAGCTACCGTTTCCTGGATGAGGACATTGAGCGGCTCTATAAGCTGGATACCATGCTGTTAAGGCTCATTCAGGGGTTTGCCGGTATTGCGATTTTTTTGGGTTGTCTGGGCTTATATGGATTGGTGTCGTTTATGGCAGCTCAGAAAACGAAGGAAATTGGGGTACGCAAGGTATTGGGCGCGAGTACGTCCAGTATCCTCTGGTTATTCGGGAAAGAATTTATGGGGCTGTTACTTCTTGCGTTTGCCCTGGCAGCCCCGCTGGCGTGGTGGATTATGGAGCGGTGGCTGGCTAATTTTGTGTATCGGATTGAACTTGGGGCGGGCCTATTTAGCCTAGCAATTTTGGTTACGTTCATGGTCGCATTGCTAACGGTCAGTTTTCGAAGTGTGAAAGCCGCGCAGATGAATCCGATGAAGACTTTACGGGCAGAATAG
- a CDS encoding chromate transporter, chromate ion transporter (CHR) family (TIGRFAM: chromate transporter, chromate ion transporter (CHR) family~PFAM: Chromate transporter~KEGG: mxa:MXAN_6347 putative chromate transporter), with the protein MESRAGDTAEESRLKKLGQIAFSCLKLGTIGFGGIAGMVATLEQELVIRRQWINHQQLMDVLSASYVIPGPNAVEVVMHCGHERGGRWGLVVAGICYIVPAMLLCLLLGYVYQRYRSLPDVDAFLFGLRPATTALVIGTVFRLWKTTLQGNGRLILLCLLTFLGALSGLNEVGLIVGAGLINLLFRTKDRLLTFSGWLVLPFLLELPSRFSETKLFLIFLKIGAILYGSGYVLYAYMDESLVRNNHWLTHQQLMDAIAVGQLTPGPILSSATFAGYLIGGFSGGVTATVGIFLPSFFIYRSPKKQAIALFSGWVKCRVPGHHCGGGRSFSEFFGAILARRCHPGGMFGVNAV; encoded by the coding sequence ATGGAATCAAGAGCCGGTGATACTGCCGAGGAAAGTAGGCTAAAAAAGCTGGGCCAAATTGCCTTTTCCTGCCTGAAGCTGGGTACCATCGGATTTGGCGGCATTGCCGGCATGGTCGCCACCCTGGAGCAGGAACTGGTGATCCGGCGACAATGGATCAATCATCAGCAGTTAATGGATGTGCTGAGTGCCTCCTACGTTATCCCCGGTCCCAATGCGGTCGAAGTGGTGATGCACTGTGGCCATGAGCGGGGCGGCCGGTGGGGACTCGTCGTGGCGGGCATCTGCTACATCGTCCCGGCCATGCTCCTTTGCCTGTTGTTGGGGTATGTCTATCAACGTTACCGGTCACTGCCGGATGTTGACGCTTTTTTATTTGGCTTGCGTCCGGCGACAACGGCGCTGGTGATCGGTACTGTTTTTCGGCTTTGGAAGACCACCCTACAGGGCAATGGTCGGCTCATCCTGCTTTGTCTACTGACTTTTTTAGGGGCTTTGTCCGGACTTAACGAAGTTGGGCTGATTGTCGGGGCGGGCCTGATCAACCTGCTGTTCCGCACCAAAGACAGGCTATTGACCTTCTCGGGTTGGTTAGTCCTTCCTTTTTTACTCGAACTACCCAGCCGCTTCTCGGAGACTAAACTGTTTTTAATCTTCCTTAAAATTGGGGCTATTCTGTATGGCAGTGGCTATGTACTGTATGCCTACATGGATGAATCTCTGGTGCGGAACAATCACTGGTTAACCCATCAGCAATTAATGGATGCCATTGCCGTGGGGCAACTGACCCCCGGGCCGATTCTGTCGAGTGCTACCTTCGCCGGTTATCTGATCGGCGGTTTCTCGGGCGGTGTGACGGCTACGGTAGGTATCTTTCTGCCTTCCTTTTTTATTTACCGCAGCCCGAAAAAGCAGGCCATTGCGTTATTTTCTGGATGGGTTAAGTGCCGCGTCCCTGGCCATCATTGCGGTGGTGGGCGTTCATTTAGTGAGTTCTTCGGTGCAATCCTGGCCAGGCGCTGCCATCCTGGGGGTATGTTTGGGGTTAACGCTGTTTAG
- a CDS encoding conserved hypothetical protein (KEGG: scl:sce6694 hypothetical protein), which translates to MSLAVVKALIAFASVSLSVGGWYFDAIKQPPTHLFNPDWLPHARYHSALWLFSVSLSSLGSLWLLWGSFEGRDSELAIRMAAFLPALFYLSFFPSLLFRNTSAWDDGEKPFLFTAPQVLISTLMLLLLGASLWMDKQLRTH; encoded by the coding sequence ATGAGTTTAGCTGTTGTTAAAGCGTTAATTGCTTTTGCGAGTGTATCCCTCAGTGTAGGCGGCTGGTATTTTGATGCGATCAAGCAGCCTCCCACTCATTTGTTCAATCCTGACTGGCTACCTCACGCTCGCTATCACAGTGCCCTATGGCTATTCTCCGTTAGCCTATCAAGCCTTGGCAGCCTTTGGTTATTGTGGGGCTCTTTCGAGGGTCGAGACTCTGAGTTAGCGATCAGGATGGCCGCCTTCTTACCCGCTTTGTTCTACTTGTCCTTTTTTCCATCTTTATTGTTTCGCAACACATCCGCTTGGGATGATGGGGAGAAGCCCTTCTTATTTACAGCTCCCCAGGTATTAATCTCCACGCTAATGCTATTGCTGTTGGGCGCTTCTTTATGGATGGATAAACAACTCCGTACACATTGA
- a CDS encoding conserved hypothetical protein (KEGG: bpt:Bpet3506 hypothetical protein), with amino-acid sequence MTRQDSLQTTFDHLIFGSYFLEDGVNFIAEQLGVRPQPGGQHLTMGTHNAVLKLADTTYLEVIAIDPSLPRPPRPRWFGMDNLQPGSPPQLLTWVVRTTDIQQAVRQSRWQHGTIESLQRGMYHWQIAIAEDGQLPMQGLAPTVIQWAGDAHPAYGLSPSDVTLTAIEARHPDAAELNAWLTEIGYDGPFTANTISTGESCRLTVTLASAKGIVSFESLG; translated from the coding sequence ATGACTAGACAAGATAGCCTCCAAACAACGTTTGACCATTTAATTTTTGGTTCCTACTTCCTGGAAGACGGCGTTAACTTTATTGCTGAACAACTGGGCGTTCGGCCTCAGCCAGGTGGGCAACACCTGACCATGGGCACGCATAACGCTGTGCTTAAACTGGCCGATACCACGTATCTGGAAGTCATTGCCATTGATCCGTCCCTGCCCAGGCCACCAAGGCCCCGCTGGTTTGGGATGGACAACCTGCAACCGGGCAGCCCGCCCCAATTACTAACCTGGGTGGTTCGAACCACCGACATTCAGCAAGCCGTACGCCAGTCAAGATGGCAGCATGGCACGATTGAGTCGCTCCAACGGGGTATGTATCACTGGCAGATTGCTATTGCCGAAGACGGTCAACTGCCCATGCAGGGCCTTGCGCCAACCGTCATCCAATGGGCAGGTGACGCACACCCCGCGTACGGGTTATCCCCTTCGGATGTAACCCTGACGGCTATAGAAGCCCGCCATCCAGACGCAGCCGAACTGAACGCCTGGTTAACCGAAATAGGTTACGATGGCCCTTTCACCGCCAATACCATAAGCACCGGGGAAAGCTGTCGGTTGACAGTGACCCTGGCGTCAGCCAAAGGGATAGTCAGCTTTGAATCACTTGGTTAA
- a CDS encoding tellurite resistance protein TehB, putative (KEGG: tgr:Tgr7_2760 tellurite resistance protein TehB, putative), whose protein sequence is MLLIMTDAWLNKWEERYRQEAYAFGIAPNAYFQQQIDKLVPGAILLAAEGEGRNAVYAAKLDWDVSAFDISQEGQKKALRLAEQNGVTMTYQVGELPDLQYRKGQFDACALIYAHFPAAIRAQYHRLLDSYVRVGGIIILEAFSKNHLAYRLNNTNVGGPTDLANLISMEDIRADFANYGVIELVEEVINLNEGLYHRGQGAVTRFVGRKIRSANHS, encoded by the coding sequence ATGTTACTAATCATGACTGATGCTTGGCTCAACAAATGGGAAGAACGCTACCGTCAGGAAGCCTATGCCTTCGGGATAGCCCCCAATGCGTATTTTCAACAACAAATAGATAAATTAGTACCAGGAGCCATTCTTTTAGCGGCCGAAGGCGAAGGACGAAACGCGGTCTATGCCGCCAAACTTGACTGGGACGTATCGGCATTCGACATTAGTCAGGAAGGGCAAAAAAAAGCCCTCCGGCTGGCTGAACAAAACGGGGTTACCATGACGTATCAAGTTGGTGAATTGCCTGATCTCCAATATAGAAAGGGGCAGTTTGATGCGTGTGCCCTAATTTATGCTCATTTCCCAGCGGCAATAAGGGCGCAGTATCATCGATTACTGGACAGCTATGTACGCGTAGGCGGTATCATCATTTTAGAAGCTTTCAGCAAAAATCATCTTGCCTATCGGCTCAACAATACGAACGTGGGTGGGCCAACCGATCTGGCCAATCTAATCTCGATGGAAGACATCCGGGCTGATTTTGCGAATTATGGGGTCATCGAACTGGTCGAGGAGGTCATAAACTTGAACGAAGGTCTTTATCATCGTGGCCAAGGGGCAGTCACTCGATTTGTTGGCCGTAAAATACGTTCAGCTAATCATTCTTGA
- a CDS encoding Alcohol dehydrogenase zinc-binding domain protein (PFAM: Alcohol dehydrogenase zinc-binding domain protein; Alcohol dehydrogenase GroES domain protein~KEGG: psa:PST_3017 oxidoreductase, zinc-binding), producing the protein MIQARGYAALGSSQALRPYAFERKEVDARQVLIRILYCGICHADIHQARNEYGNTHYPLVPGHEIVGRIERVGPLVTQFNAGDLVGVGYFIDSCRHCSSCAEGEEQFCETGLLPTQNGKLPDGSTTKGGYSDVIVVDERYVLHISERLDAPAVAPLLCAGITAYSALTHGPVGPGDQVAILGLGGIGHLAVKFAVAFGAQVTVLSSSPQKQEPALALGAHAFIHTGDKTAMKQANRRFDFILDTVSANHAYDPYLNLLKKDGTLIVVGRPPQTPQLDPISLISRRRKIVGSFIGGMAETQEMLDYCADHAITADIELIPPVDMNKAYERVLNGDVHYRFVIDMAQLTQ; encoded by the coding sequence ATGATACAAGCGAGGGGCTATGCGGCTCTGGGTTCTTCCCAGGCGCTGCGCCCATATGCATTTGAGCGGAAAGAGGTAGACGCTCGCCAGGTTCTGATTCGTATTCTTTACTGCGGCATCTGCCATGCTGACATTCACCAGGCCCGCAATGAATACGGCAACACCCACTATCCACTGGTTCCCGGCCACGAAATCGTGGGCCGAATTGAGCGGGTTGGCCCGCTGGTCACTCAGTTCAACGCAGGTGATTTGGTCGGGGTTGGTTATTTTATAGATTCCTGTCGGCACTGTTCCAGTTGCGCGGAAGGCGAGGAGCAGTTTTGTGAAACAGGACTATTGCCTACCCAGAACGGTAAACTTCCTGATGGCAGTACGACGAAAGGCGGCTATTCGGACGTTATCGTGGTGGATGAGCGGTATGTCCTGCATATTTCCGAACGGTTGGATGCCCCCGCCGTCGCTCCGCTGCTCTGCGCGGGTATCACGGCCTATTCCGCCTTAACCCATGGCCCTGTTGGGCCAGGCGATCAGGTGGCCATCCTGGGCCTGGGGGGCATCGGTCATTTGGCCGTCAAGTTTGCCGTGGCTTTTGGGGCTCAGGTCACTGTGCTGAGTAGCTCACCCCAGAAACAGGAACCTGCACTGGCGCTGGGCGCTCATGCGTTTATCCATACGGGAGATAAAACAGCGATGAAGCAGGCCAACCGCCGGTTCGATTTTATCCTCGACACGGTATCGGCCAATCATGCGTACGATCCGTACCTAAACCTGCTCAAAAAAGACGGTACGCTGATCGTCGTCGGCCGACCGCCCCAAACACCCCAGCTAGACCCGATTTCGCTTATTTCCCGAAGACGAAAGATCGTTGGCTCCTTCATTGGGGGGATGGCCGAAACCCAGGAAATGCTCGACTATTGCGCGGACCATGCCATCACGGCTGACATTGAACTCATTCCCCCCGTTGACATGAATAAGGCTTATGAGCGTGTATTGAACGGGGATGTACACTATCGTTTTGTCATCGATATGGCCCAATTAACCCAATGA
- a CDS encoding transcriptional regulator, AraC family (PFAM: helix-turn-helix- domain containing protein AraC type; AraC protein arabinose-binding/dimerisation~SMART: Helix-turn-helix, AraC domain~KEGG: sse:Ssed_2097 hypothetical protein): MIKEAGTIHEYHLNKNEPDKAQFVLYQLGDYLKKNNANTTRPHRHSYYQIIWFQSGVGNHMVDFNSYAVRQDSIFFVAKNQVHYFDANTDYRGYMLHFNESFLIHNNSEVAFFLKSNFFNNPYQSPVCYIDRTIHQTLETYLAQLQAELADPAALGKEELLRGYLKAFLIQLQRFKNQQQPPAFVTDEKRQQLLRYINLVDEHYTKGLSVGEYARLMHLSSRTLSQITGHFLNKTPSRLIQERIILEAQRLLLHSELNINQIGFRLGFDDPSYFVKYFKKHAGVSPSEFRRSIS; the protein is encoded by the coding sequence ATGATAAAAGAGGCCGGGACGATCCATGAATACCATTTAAATAAAAACGAGCCGGATAAGGCCCAGTTTGTGCTCTACCAGTTGGGCGATTATCTCAAAAAGAATAACGCCAACACGACCAGACCCCATCGGCACAGTTACTACCAGATCATCTGGTTTCAGTCGGGGGTAGGTAATCATATGGTCGATTTCAACTCGTATGCCGTGCGGCAGGACAGTATCTTCTTTGTGGCCAAAAATCAGGTTCATTATTTTGATGCCAACACCGATTACCGGGGGTATATGCTCCACTTCAATGAATCGTTTTTGATCCACAACAACAGTGAGGTGGCGTTTTTCCTCAAATCCAATTTCTTCAATAATCCCTACCAATCCCCCGTCTGCTACATTGACCGGACCATCCATCAGACCCTGGAAACGTACCTGGCGCAGCTACAAGCCGAACTAGCGGACCCTGCTGCCCTGGGCAAAGAAGAGCTGCTGCGCGGCTATCTGAAAGCGTTTCTGATCCAGCTACAACGGTTTAAAAACCAACAGCAGCCACCCGCCTTCGTTACCGACGAGAAACGGCAACAGCTACTGCGGTATATCAATCTGGTGGATGAACACTACACAAAAGGACTTTCGGTGGGCGAATATGCCCGTCTGATGCATCTGTCATCGCGGACACTATCACAGATTACCGGGCATTTTTTAAACAAGACCCCGTCCCGGCTCATTCAGGAACGCATCATTCTGGAAGCCCAGCGACTGTTGCTGCACTCCGAGCTGAATATTAACCAGATCGGCTTTCGGCTGGGTTTCGATGACCCCTCCTACTTCGTTAAGTATTTCAAGAAACACGCCGGGGTTTCGCCTTCGGAGTTTCGGCGGTCCATTTCCTGA
- a CDS encoding conserved hypothetical protein (KEGG: ajs:Ajs_1383 hypothetical protein), which produces MASAYLEITLPIDEADRAKAADIYTQFKGPFLATIPGALSKELLVHTQDVQVLHGFDSTQSAQAYLLSDLFTRDVVVGLQPYLKGTPDIKVYQVA; this is translated from the coding sequence ATGGCCAGTGCTTACTTAGAAATTACCTTACCAATCGATGAGGCCGACCGGGCAAAGGCGGCCGACATCTACACGCAATTCAAAGGACCGTTTCTGGCCACCATTCCGGGGGCTCTCTCCAAAGAGCTACTGGTTCATACCCAGGACGTACAGGTGCTGCATGGGTTCGATTCAACGCAAAGCGCGCAGGCCTACCTGTTAAGTGATTTGTTCACCAGGGATGTCGTGGTGGGGCTTCAACCCTATCTGAAAGGAACGCCGGATATCAAAGTCTACCAGGTTGCCTAG